In Glycine soja cultivar W05 chromosome 10, ASM419377v2, whole genome shotgun sequence, the genomic stretch taactcttTCATCTTCACATAATTCTTCATCTTGGATCTGGTAAAAGATGAAGTATGTCCATAAATTATATTGATGGTCATTTAGGTGTAGCCATGCACACCATGCAAGACACGCATAATGacagaaggaaaagaaaaaaaaagataaattagaaAACAAGTAATGGGTGTAATAAATTTCTGTATCAATCTATCAAATTGCAATATATGATgccaaaatatattttcttcaaaacAACATTGCGTGAATAATGCTAATGTGACCAAAAAGATAATAGGGTGAGGTGGAACTGTGGAAGGGCTCCATCATGCTTGTGTGGTGAAGTAGGAGAAGGGAGCAGAAGAATCGGTCCACTGGGGTGAGGGGCATTTTCGGCAACCCAGACAAAGAAAATAACGACCATGCAGATTTTCGCGTCTCAATTGCTACCATTTAACCAAGGAACTAATTTTACAGTTTACTCTTACTCCGTCCACGCCCCCCTAATATGCCGCCACGTGTTGTGTCATCGTCACCTATATAAGTGAGTCTCTAACCCATTCCGCTACTTTACCGTTTAGAAATACAAGTACAATTTACAATGGCGACTGTAGCTGCTGTTCCTGCTTTAACTGCAAACGATTCCCACAAGAAGAACAGAATTCAGGTTTCCAACACTAAGAAACCTCTTTTCTTTTACGTCAATCTCGCCAAGGTAATCACTTTCTTATGTTTATCGAaatttcatttctctttctttcatttacGTACATGAATTTAGAGTTATGAATTATGATCAATTTAATGGCTAGCtgaaatgatttttctttttttttttttatgcagagGTACATACAGCAGCACAATGAGGTTGAGCTTTCTGCTCTTGGAATGGGTACCTCTTTTCTCAAACTCACCTTTCCCTTCTTTTGgacaaaacacaaaattaaagatGCTTCTCATTCCTTGTATAAATTTCGTATTGTAAGCGACTCAAATATGAGGAATTGAATAAAGCTGAGCTTGAAATCCTACGGccaaggttttaaatatcaGTCGCAATTATGGTcacaatttcatttcatttattgaTACGGCTAGCAGTTCTGTACAAATGTGATTAATGTGGCCATGATTATGACCGTGTTGCAAATGCAGACACTTGAAATCCTTGAATTTGCGAGCAAAATCACGATGGCAGactgttttcttaaaaaactttTTCCCATGCGAGATATTTTGCACGCCCAATTATTGGACTTTTTGGTTGATTGTTACTTAGTACATATTATTACATTCTTAAGCATTTTTAAAGCTGAAAAGTCTATGCAGTCTCTCGGTATGTTTTGCTCAGCTGTATATGTAATAAAAGGGATTTAGTCTCTAATAATGGCATTCATCGAGTTGATTAAATTATCATGCATGCCATTATTTTTTACCACGGTGTTAGTATTGTTTTGTACTTTGTGTCCAATGTTTATGCATTCGGAGTTATATCTGTACCCTCTCATCTCACTGTAATTGTTTCTCAAAATCATGGCACATGGCTGGCATAACGTCCAAGAGTtcacatgattttattttattttgcttgaTACTAAAACACTGAAAATATGAGTTAATTTGCACACATTCTGTCATACTGATATAACATCCTCCATTAATTGAACAAATGAAATGTTCCCTGCTTCATCTATTTCCACTCCAAGTCCAAAACTGATATAATATTCTGCAAAAATGTTGACATGTATGTGTGCAGCTATAGCTACCGTTGTCACAATTGCAGAGATTTTGAAGAACAATGGACTTGCCACTGAGAAGAGTAAGGCTTCTTCCTCTTTTCTGTTACTCACATCTGTATGATGATGATTGTAGCTACTCCACTCTAATCAATATCAATCTTGCAATGGAACAGAAGTATTGACATCTACAGTTGGCATGAAAGATGAGAACAAAGGTCGTCTGGTACAGAAGGCAAAGGTGAGCTCCCAATGAGTTTTAGACATTTGGGTCTGTTTGCGAACCAGTTGCGTTCGCTTTGAAGAAAAAGCTTCCCTCACATTGCTTTATCTATTGTGTGCCTTGGAATGCCTGTTTTTCCATTGAACGTGGTTTCAACGCTTAACCAAACACACACTTAGTTTACTTACTTATAAGGCTTAAGCTGTTCACTTTGTTTGGGtgctttatctctttcttttttcttgatgTTTTAGATTGAAATTGTGCTGGGGAAATCTGACAAGTTTGACAATCTGATGTCTCCTCCTGCCCCAACTGAATCAGAAGAAGCAGCAGctgatgatgatgacaaaaaagaGTGACAAGTATAAGACAGTCCAGTCAATGTAAAACTGTTGTAGTTTACATTCTGAGTCTTTTGTACTGTTTGCATTCATAGACGTAAATAGGGGAGTAGAAAAGGGTCGTAAATTTACAATGATAAGGCAGCATTGTGTGTGGTCAAAGTTGTAGAGCACATATTTTCATCATCAATTTAGAATGTATTTCTTCATTGCACATATATGATTGTGATGATGAGTACATGACTGGTGGGTGACTCTTAAGCTCGCTCATTATCCTATTCAGTTCAGCCAACCT encodes the following:
- the LOC114372566 gene encoding uncharacterized protein At2g34160-like translates to MATVAAVPALTANDSHKKNRIQVSNTKKPLFFYVNLAKRYIQQHNEVELSALGMAIATVVTIAEILKNNGLATEKKVLTSTVGMKDENKGRLVQKAKIEIVLGKSDKFDNLMSPPAPTESEEAAADDDDKKE